A genomic segment from Perognathus longimembris pacificus isolate PPM17 chromosome 15, ASM2315922v1, whole genome shotgun sequence encodes:
- the LOC125364047 gene encoding uncharacterized protein LOC125364047 produces MDNSAFEMHEDGPHKALSIGKMSTISRMEKEKQWSLMSIFLLCLLACVITTALGVLILSLVYVNNSQPQSWLPQTTAPKVQKVVDPKFQFLNHLPKSKVFEFSGGEIQWARYRNNIKDYLSEEEEAFGTSLNSQRSQITLGTLRIKSKGLRAPHWHFNANEHGYLAQGTAWIGVIDDGGEVATTYNVTAGQVIFFPKNTLHWIKNVGNEDCFFLLFFSTHDELQTLDVDDVFFSVPEDIASRSLKPEGGIAFIRKFHKQTEDQGVNLPPNLAELVTNVSYGQSPDSLVWRYFFDLKGSKEYQFPGGVVQQAQYWKNGSELNNNEKIFSEFLHQHQNALALSTLRIYNNGLRQPHFHFNANEMGYVLSGCGKVGIVNTESTMEFNIHTGDVLFFPTGAQHYIKNTCDEDLLFVLAFSTGDQLQTLDMDDYLQATADHILAQLFFRKQSEFKKIPKFKDDQAINLP; encoded by the exons ATGGACAACTCAGCATTTGAAATGCATGAAGATGGACCACACAAAGCTTTGTCTATTGGGAAGATGAGCACCATCTCCAGAATG GAAAAGGAGAAGCAGTGGTCACTGATGAGCATTTTTCTGCTGTGTCTCTTGGCCTGTGTCATCACCACAGCACTTGGAGTCCTGATTCTCTCCTTGGTTTATGTTAACAACTCTCAGCCTCAATCCTGGCTTCCTCAAACCACAGCTCCAAAAGTACAGAAGGTGGTTGATCCAAAATTCCAGTTTCTTAATCATTTACCTAAATCCAAG gTGTTTGAATTCTCTGGTGGTGAAATCCAGTGGGCACGCTATAGGAACAATATCAAAGACTATCTTAGTGAAGAAGAGGAGGCCTTTGGCACCAGCTTGAACAGTCAGAGATCACAGATAACGCTGGGGaccctgagaataaaaagcaaaggCCTCCGGGCCCCTCACTGGCACTTCAATGCTAATGAACATGGCTACCTAGCACAG GGAACAGCATGGATTGGGGTGATTGATGATGGTGGTGAAGTAGCTACCACCTACAATGTCACAGCTGGCCAAGTGATCTTCTTCCCTAAAAACACATTACACTGGATAAAAAATGTGGGTAATGAAGACTGCTTTTTCTTGCTCTTCTTCTCAACACACGATGAACTTCAGACTCTGGACGTTGATGACGTATTCTTTTCTGTGCCTGAAGACATTGCTTCCAGGTCACTTAAG CCTGAAGGTGGAATTGCTTTCATTAGAAAATTCCACAAGCAAACAGAAGATCAAGGGGTCAATCTTCCTCCCAACTTGGCAGAACTGGTTACAAATGTTAGTTACGGACAATCTCCTGATAGCCTTGTGTGGAGATACTTTTTTGACCTTAAAG GTTCAAAAGAATATCAGTTTCCAGGAGGAGTAGTACAGCAGGCACAATATTGGAAAAATGGAAGTGAattaaataacaatgaaaaaattttcagtgaatttctacaTCAG CATCAAAATGCCCTCGCCTTGAGTACACTCAGAATTTATAACAATGGATTACGTCAgccacattttcattttaatgcaaATGAAATGGGATATGTATTAAGTGGATGTGGAAAG GTGGGCATAGTTAATACAGAGAGTACCATGGAGTTTAACATCCATACTGGAGATGTGTTATTTTTCCCCACTGGAGCTCAGCATTATATTAAGAACACGTGTGATGAGGATTTGCTCTTTGTGCTTGCCTTCAGTACTGGAGATCAG